A section of the Nodosilinea sp. FACHB-141 genome encodes:
- a CDS encoding tetratricopeptide repeat protein encodes MRRLYLFGLLAASGLLAAIAPTLPTLAQPPLAEQPALAQSPTTAAALMTQGYQQLYNSQLQEAIAWFQQAVAQFQQTGDRAGEAAALLGLSETYLWSFQFEQELETAQQALAIYRELGDRAGEAEALQLVGDAQLNLDDYDNGVATLQETLALRQTLPDRQGEGWTLGLLGIGQVKQGDAAEGLTTMQQAIAILNQPVAPALEQRQQHRRGVILAWIGYVNGLQENYAAALEALEEAIALGRSVGNRSVERLSLVFLGDVQKEQGQFAEALVTYQAALTAAEDLGNPSAQAYGHTLIGNLHYEQEQYDDAREAYQRALALYEALGNREAQAWRLFDIGYIYKQQQQYSQALEAHQQALGLFQADGNSVGELSTLNTIGYTYETLGEYEQARSCFRRQIELAQQVNNVTQEAFGFWGVGSTYLGQAQRLYADEAYSESVAIAEQAIAPYQQAINLAKGGRFNLEQDGSLITSAHVVYSTQGHAFDQLRQFPEAIAAHRQSLEILDTYRDRMPEVEYLVQRRGALMQLGLGYSDNGQYVEAIAAFEETAKVAEQLNEPTQQLQALRFVSINHGYLGNYAEALAVAQQVLKITAEKLLDDANAKLSALMVLGRAYSNLGQYPAELEQYKQALPIAQSLGDIDTEISLLNNTATAYSAQGNYRQALETQQQAIDQQQEAIDALETNTPESFEQFCSGYAKDVGAVIRQQCLGTYRYGMAVGLNNQVSHYRTLGRYPEAIAAYNQALAIAQEYKNLELETSLLLNIGGVYDEMGTYAEAIDSYERALEIAESTNSRPNQTVALNNLGRTYSEQGQYPLSLEAYQRSLQLAQAIDSPYSASTVLGNLGVVYSAQGRVDEAREAYQQALAINQQLGLDLTTSLNNLAVLDSDQGLGAEGLEKLEQALAIAQASGDRLSEATVLGNIADIYGAQGNYSRAIDLRQQVLAIYQEIGARSSEIGGLISLGISYHNLGQYNKAREFHQQALDLSRVVGQRSKEALAMGNLARTYLWQNQASEAQVLYEQALNLARGIGEVNTESALLDALGRTYERLGQDDRAIATYQQAIVLARQTGFRLVESSTLRGLGVVYGKQGRQNEALEAFQQALTIQRQINEPAIEAQTLTNVGELFVAQNQPEMAIAFYKQSVNITEGIRANLGTLPADLQQSYTDSVADTYRTLADLLLQQNRVLEAQRVLDLLRVQELDDYLHNVRSTEQTATGVDLWEPEQRILDLYDQTITEGAELAQLQAKASLTPAETQRRDELLARQDELRSVFQDFRDRDDVQAAIAQLRASTDGQNIELRNFNQLQNSLAQLDTNAVLLYPLILPDRLELVLITPHGAPIRRPVDVSATDLNRAIVELGQALKDPRLDAKAPAQQLYQWLIAGLEADLAAANAETIIYAPDGALRYIPLAALHNGDQWLAERFAVTHITAASLVDFTARPSYRPDNLNMLAAACVQCSFENINGYRFANLPHAGVEVETLAAQVPNTELRLDNAFSASELRGLMGKFSIVHLATHAKFVQGQGDASFIVTGDGSSVFLRDIESWNLPNLDLVVLSACETAIGEAQLGSGVEILGFGHRMEQAGAKAAIASLWQVSDGGTQVLMNAFYGALQAGYTKAQALQVAQQALISGEFEIKGEGNRADLNLVTAQVGLPGSVTTNLNHPYYWAPFILIGNGL; translated from the coding sequence ATGCGACGCCTTTACCTGTTCGGCTTATTAGCTGCTTCTGGACTATTGGCTGCGATCGCCCCCACCTTACCCACCCTGGCTCAACCACCGCTCGCCGAGCAGCCCGCCCTGGCTCAATCGCCTACCACCGCCGCCGCTCTGATGACCCAGGGCTATCAGCAGCTCTATAACAGCCAGCTACAGGAGGCGATCGCCTGGTTTCAGCAGGCAGTAGCTCAGTTTCAACAGACAGGCGATCGCGCGGGTGAAGCTGCTGCCTTGCTAGGGCTGTCGGAAACTTACCTGTGGTCGTTCCAATTTGAGCAAGAGTTAGAAACAGCTCAGCAAGCATTAGCGATCTACAGAGAACTGGGCGATCGCGCTGGGGAGGCTGAGGCTCTGCAACTGGTGGGCGATGCTCAGCTCAATTTAGATGACTATGACAACGGCGTTGCCACTCTGCAAGAGACCCTAGCCCTGCGCCAAACCTTGCCAGATCGTCAAGGTGAAGGGTGGACTCTGGGCCTGTTGGGCATTGGACAAGTAAAACAGGGTGATGCCGCCGAGGGTTTGACTACGATGCAGCAGGCGATCGCCATTCTCAACCAACCCGTTGCCCCTGCTTTAGAGCAACGCCAGCAGCACCGACGCGGCGTGATTTTGGCGTGGATTGGTTACGTCAATGGCCTACAGGAAAACTACGCGGCAGCACTAGAGGCACTAGAGGAAGCGATCGCCTTAGGGCGATCCGTGGGGAATCGCTCAGTTGAAAGGCTATCGCTGGTGTTTTTGGGTGACGTACAAAAGGAGCAGGGCCAGTTTGCCGAGGCGTTAGTCACTTATCAAGCTGCATTGACCGCAGCCGAGGATCTAGGCAATCCCTCGGCTCAGGCCTATGGGCATACCTTAATTGGCAATCTGCACTATGAGCAAGAGCAGTACGATGACGCGAGAGAAGCCTATCAAAGGGCGCTGGCTCTTTATGAAGCTTTAGGCAACCGAGAAGCTCAGGCATGGAGATTGTTTGATATTGGTTATATCTATAAACAGCAGCAGCAATATTCCCAGGCCCTTGAGGCTCATCAGCAGGCGCTAGGTCTGTTTCAGGCCGATGGAAATTCTGTTGGCGAGCTGAGCACGCTGAATACGATTGGCTACACCTACGAAACGCTTGGGGAATACGAGCAGGCAAGATCATGCTTTCGGCGGCAGATTGAGCTTGCACAGCAAGTCAATAACGTGACTCAAGAAGCCTTTGGTTTTTGGGGAGTTGGTTCAACGTACCTCGGCCAAGCCCAGCGACTCTACGCCGATGAAGCCTACTCAGAGTCAGTGGCTATTGCTGAGCAAGCAATAGCCCCCTACCAGCAAGCTATCAATCTGGCTAAGGGCGGCAGGTTTAATCTGGAGCAGGATGGAAGCCTAATTACCTCTGCCCACGTTGTTTATTCCACTCAAGGGCATGCGTTTGATCAACTGCGCCAGTTTCCTGAGGCGATCGCGGCCCATCGGCAATCCCTAGAAATTTTAGACACCTACCGCGATCGCATGCCCGAGGTTGAGTATCTGGTGCAGCGCCGAGGTGCACTGATGCAGCTTGGGCTTGGCTATTCCGACAATGGCCAGTATGTCGAAGCCATTGCTGCCTTCGAAGAGACTGCGAAAGTTGCTGAGCAGCTCAATGAGCCAACCCAACAGTTGCAAGCCCTAAGGTTTGTTTCTATCAATCATGGCTATCTAGGCAACTACGCTGAGGCATTAGCTGTAGCCCAGCAAGTTTTGAAAATTACTGCCGAGAAACTGCTTGACGATGCTAATGCAAAATTATCGGCACTGATGGTTTTAGGGCGAGCTTACAGCAATCTAGGACAGTACCCTGCTGAACTAGAACAATACAAACAGGCTCTACCCATTGCACAATCGCTTGGAGATATTGATACTGAAATTAGTCTACTGAACAACACCGCTACGGCTTATTCGGCTCAGGGCAACTATCGGCAGGCGCTAGAGACTCAGCAGCAGGCGATCGACCAACAGCAGGAGGCGATCGATGCGCTAGAGACCAACACCCCTGAAAGCTTCGAGCAGTTTTGCAGTGGCTATGCCAAGGATGTAGGTGCTGTCATTCGGCAGCAGTGCCTAGGCACCTACCGCTATGGCATGGCTGTGGGCCTAAACAATCAAGTCTCTCACTATCGAACCTTGGGGCGCTACCCAGAGGCGATCGCTGCATACAACCAGGCATTGGCAATTGCCCAAGAGTACAAAAATCTTGAGCTAGAGACGTCGTTACTACTCAACATCGGAGGTGTCTATGATGAGATGGGCACCTATGCCGAGGCTATAGATTCCTACGAGCGAGCCTTGGAAATTGCTGAGTCTACTAACAGTCGTCCTAATCAGACTGTTGCTCTCAATAATCTAGGGCGCACCTACAGTGAGCAAGGGCAGTATCCTCTTTCCCTAGAGGCTTATCAGCGCAGTCTGCAACTAGCTCAAGCAATCGATAGCCCATACTCGGCATCAACGGTGCTGGGCAACCTTGGTGTGGTTTACAGTGCCCAAGGCAGAGTAGACGAAGCTCGCGAGGCTTATCAACAAGCCTTAGCTATTAACCAGCAATTAGGGCTAGACCTGACGACTAGCCTCAATAATCTTGCTGTCTTGGATTCTGACCAAGGGCTCGGTGCGGAAGGGTTAGAGAAACTGGAGCAAGCCCTAGCGATCGCTCAGGCATCAGGCGATCGCCTCTCTGAGGCTACTGTGCTAGGTAACATAGCCGATATTTATGGCGCACAAGGTAACTATAGCCGAGCGATTGATCTCAGGCAGCAGGTGCTAGCTATTTACCAAGAAATTGGGGCGCGATCGAGCGAAATCGGCGGTCTCATTTCCTTAGGAATCAGCTATCACAACCTAGGCCAGTACAACAAAGCCCGCGAGTTTCATCAGCAAGCGCTAGATCTCAGCCGAGTGGTCGGGCAACGGTCAAAAGAGGCTTTGGCTATGGGCAATTTGGCCAGAACATACCTCTGGCAAAATCAAGCCTCTGAGGCTCAGGTTCTTTACGAACAGGCTCTTAATCTGGCTCGCGGCATCGGCGAAGTCAATACCGAATCCGCCTTGCTCGATGCCCTGGGCCGCACCTACGAGCGCCTGGGGCAAGACGATCGCGCGATCGCCACCTACCAGCAGGCCATTGTGCTAGCACGTCAGACCGGCTTTCGTTTAGTCGAATCCAGCACCCTGCGCGGGCTAGGCGTTGTCTATGGCAAGCAGGGGCGCCAAAACGAAGCCCTAGAGGCATTTCAGCAGGCGCTTACCATTCAGCGACAGATTAATGAACCAGCGATCGAAGCGCAGACATTGACCAATGTGGGTGAGCTTTTTGTGGCTCAAAACCAGCCCGAAATGGCGATCGCATTCTACAAACAATCCGTCAACATCACCGAGGGCATTCGCGCCAACCTGGGTACCCTACCCGCCGACCTGCAACAGTCATACACCGATAGCGTGGCCGACACCTACCGCACTCTGGCCGACCTGCTGTTGCAGCAAAACCGTGTGCTAGAGGCCCAGCGGGTGCTCGACCTACTGCGGGTGCAAGAGTTAGATGACTACCTGCACAATGTGCGCAGCACCGAGCAAACCGCCACTGGGGTAGACCTGTGGGAACCCGAGCAGCGCATTCTCGACCTCTACGACCAGACAATTACCGAAGGAGCCGAGCTGGCCCAGCTCCAGGCCAAGGCTTCGCTAACCCCTGCTGAAACCCAGCGGCGCGACGAACTGCTGGCCCGCCAGGATGAGTTACGCAGCGTCTTTCAAGATTTTCGCGATCGCGACGATGTACAAGCGGCGATTGCCCAATTGCGGGCCAGTACTGACGGCCAAAACATTGAACTCAGAAACTTTAACCAGCTACAAAACAGCCTGGCCCAGCTCGATACCAATGCTGTGCTGCTCTACCCGCTTATCCTGCCCGATCGCCTGGAGCTGGTGCTGATTACCCCCCATGGCGCACCGATTCGGCGGCCAGTTGACGTCAGTGCCACCGACCTCAACCGCGCCATTGTTGAACTGGGCCAGGCGCTCAAAGACCCCCGCCTCGACGCCAAAGCCCCGGCCCAGCAGCTCTACCAGTGGCTGATTGCGGGGCTAGAAGCCGATCTGGCCGCCGCCAACGCCGAAACCATTATCTATGCTCCTGACGGCGCGCTGCGCTACATTCCCCTCGCAGCCCTGCATAATGGCGACCAGTGGCTAGCTGAGCGCTTTGCCGTTACCCACATTACCGCCGCCTCGCTAGTTGACTTTACCGCTCGACCCAGCTACCGCCCCGACAACCTAAATATGCTCGCCGCCGCCTGCGTGCAGTGTAGCTTCGAGAATATCAACGGCTATCGCTTTGCCAACCTCCCTCACGCGGGGGTAGAGGTCGAAACGCTGGCGGCACAAGTTCCCAACACCGAGCTGCGACTCGACAATGCTTTTAGCGCTAGCGAGCTGCGCGGCTTAATGGGCAAGTTCTCCATTGTGCATTTGGCAACCCACGCCAAATTTGTACAGGGTCAGGGCGACGCATCATTCATTGTCACTGGAGACGGCAGCTCGGTTTTTCTACGCGATATTGAGTCGTGGAATTTACCTAATCTGGATCTGGTCGTGCTCAGCGCCTGCGAAACTGCCATTGGGGAAGCGCAACTGGGCAGCGGAGTAGAGATTCTTGGCTTTGGCCATCGTATGGAGCAAGCGGGGGCCAAGGCGGCGATCGCATCGCTCTGGCAGGTGAGCGATGGCGGCACCCAAGTGCTGATGAACGCCTTTTATGGAGCCTTGCAGGCGGGCTATACCAAAGCCCAGGCGCTACAAGTTGCCCAACAGGCTCTCATCTCAGGCGAGTTTGAAATCAAGGGCGAGGGCAATCGGGCCGACTTAAACTTGGTTACAGCCCAGGTAGGGCTGCCCGGTAGCGTCACCACAAATCTTAACCATCCCTACTACTGGGCACCCTTCATTCTGATCGGCAATGGACTGTAA